In one Rugosibacter aromaticivorans genomic region, the following are encoded:
- a CDS encoding BPTD_3080 family restriction endonuclease, with protein sequence MSNPFFDHPILNSPYDRPSRHWELDDTGQPTQQIEESRRRAQFITPIPKPKKRKSATRQEGFVFDDGAGLSTKEQQYDPTSIINEVRGHVDSWRSLPNPNQWQVTPETARLLQHWRHHTFSGVRPFFCQVEAVETAIWLTEVAPLSKHGKQVLDHMAAANKDANPELMRLALKLATGAGKTTVMAMLIAWQTINAVRRPTSKHFTRGFLICAPGLTIKDRLRVLQPHDPDSYYKDRELLPGDMLDDMSRAKIVITNYHAFKMRERIELSKGGRQLLKGRTGEEPHTLETEGQMLQRVMPDLMGMKNILVINDEAHHCYREKPKDADDEDLKGDDRKEAEKNNEAARLWISGLEAVNRKLGVSRVMDLSATPFFLSGSGYAEGTLFPWTMSDFSLMDAIECGIVKLPRVPVAENIPGEELPVFRDLWKNISKDMPKKGRGQGEDLDPLKLPTRLQTALQALYGHYEKTFKLWEDNGIKVPPCFIIVCQNTAISKLVYDFVSGFHRKNDDGTTTLQNSQFALFRNFDETTGNPLPRPNTLLIDSEQLEAGDALDDKFHDMAADEIERFRREIVERTGDARAGDNITDQELLREVMNTVGKPGQLGGSIRCVVSVSMLTEGWDANTVTHVLGIRAFGTQLLCEQVIGRALRRQSYELNEEGQFNVEYADVFGIPFDFTAKPVIAPPQPPRETVQVKAVRPERDALEIRFPRVEGYRIELPEERLTADFNDESILTLSPDLVGPSITRNSGIIGEGVDMSLKHLGDIRPSTLVFHLTQRLLYTKWRDPGEEPKLHLFGQLKRITKEWLDTCLVCKGDTYPALLMYQELADMACNKITAAITRQFLGERPVKALLDAYNPTGSTKHVRFNTSRTDRWETSAKSSHINWIILDSDWEAEFCRVAESHPKVRAYVKNYNLGLEVPYRYGSEMRKYIPDFIVRVDDGHGRSGDDSDLLNLVVEIKGYRREDAIEKKSTMDTYWVPGVNHLGTYGRWAFAEFTEVYQIESDFAKKIEAEFNNMIEQFSAAKV encoded by the coding sequence ATGTCAAACCCATTCTTTGACCACCCGATATTGAACTCCCCATACGACCGCCCATCGCGGCATTGGGAACTTGACGATACAGGACAGCCAACCCAGCAGATTGAAGAATCCAGACGTCGCGCGCAGTTCATCACACCGATTCCCAAGCCCAAGAAACGGAAGAGTGCGACCAGGCAGGAAGGATTCGTTTTCGATGATGGCGCAGGGCTATCAACCAAGGAACAGCAATACGATCCCACGTCGATCATCAATGAGGTGCGCGGCCATGTGGATTCCTGGCGTTCCCTGCCCAATCCCAATCAGTGGCAGGTCACGCCGGAAACAGCGCGCCTGTTGCAACACTGGCGTCACCACACGTTCAGCGGGGTTCGTCCGTTCTTCTGCCAGGTGGAGGCGGTGGAAACCGCAATCTGGCTCACCGAGGTCGCGCCGCTATCCAAACACGGCAAACAGGTTCTCGATCACATGGCTGCCGCGAACAAGGATGCCAATCCTGAACTGATGCGCCTGGCATTGAAACTTGCCACCGGCGCCGGCAAGACCACGGTGATGGCCATGCTCATCGCCTGGCAGACCATCAATGCCGTACGCCGTCCGACCAGCAAGCATTTCACCCGCGGCTTTCTGATCTGCGCGCCCGGCCTGACCATCAAGGATCGCCTGCGCGTCCTGCAACCCCACGATCCGGACAGCTACTACAAAGACCGCGAACTGTTGCCGGGCGACATGCTCGACGACATGAGTCGGGCCAAAATCGTCATCACCAACTACCACGCCTTCAAGATGCGCGAGCGCATCGAACTCTCCAAAGGCGGGCGGCAATTGCTCAAGGGGCGCACAGGCGAGGAACCCCATACGCTCGAAACCGAAGGCCAGATGCTCCAGCGGGTGATGCCGGATTTGATGGGCATGAAGAATATCCTCGTCATCAACGACGAAGCACACCACTGTTACCGCGAAAAACCGAAAGATGCTGACGATGAAGACCTGAAAGGCGACGACAGGAAGGAAGCCGAGAAAAACAACGAAGCCGCGCGCCTGTGGATTTCCGGCCTCGAAGCCGTCAACCGCAAGCTCGGCGTGAGTCGGGTAATGGACTTGTCCGCAACGCCCTTCTTCCTGAGTGGCTCCGGTTACGCGGAAGGTACGCTGTTCCCATGGACGATGAGCGACTTTTCGCTGATGGATGCCATCGAATGCGGAATTGTCAAACTGCCGCGTGTTCCTGTGGCAGAAAACATCCCTGGCGAAGAGTTGCCGGTATTCCGCGACCTCTGGAAGAACATCAGCAAAGACATGCCCAAGAAGGGGCGCGGGCAAGGTGAAGACCTTGACCCGCTCAAACTCCCCACGCGTTTGCAAACCGCATTGCAAGCGCTCTATGGCCACTATGAGAAAACCTTCAAGCTCTGGGAGGACAACGGCATCAAAGTGCCGCCCTGTTTCATCATCGTTTGCCAGAACACCGCCATCTCCAAGCTGGTTTACGATTTTGTCTCCGGCTTCCACCGCAAGAACGACGATGGAACCACCACGCTGCAAAATAGCCAATTCGCGCTCTTCCGCAATTTCGATGAAACCACGGGCAATCCGCTGCCGCGCCCGAACACGCTGCTCATCGACAGCGAGCAACTCGAAGCCGGCGACGCGCTGGACGACAAGTTTCACGACATGGCCGCTGACGAAATCGAGCGCTTCCGCCGCGAGATCGTCGAGCGCACCGGCGACGCGCGCGCCGGCGACAACATCACCGACCAGGAGCTGCTGCGCGAAGTCATGAACACCGTCGGCAAGCCTGGCCAGCTCGGCGGCTCGATCCGCTGCGTCGTTTCGGTGTCGATGCTCACTGAAGGCTGGGATGCGAATACTGTCACTCACGTGCTCGGCATCCGCGCCTTTGGCACCCAGCTTCTGTGCGAACAAGTCATCGGCCGCGCGCTGCGTCGGCAGTCTTACGAGTTGAATGAAGAAGGGCAGTTCAATGTCGAATATGCCGATGTCTTCGGCATCCCCTTCGATTTCACTGCCAAGCCGGTCATCGCACCGCCGCAACCACCGCGCGAAACGGTACAGGTCAAGGCCGTGCGCCCGGAGCGCGACGCGCTCGAAATCCGCTTTCCCCGTGTCGAGGGTTATCGCATCGAATTGCCGGAAGAACGGCTGACGGCGGACTTCAACGACGAATCCATCCTGACGCTCAGCCCCGACCTGGTTGGCCCGTCGATTACCCGCAACTCCGGCATCATCGGCGAAGGCGTGGACATGAGTCTCAAGCACCTGGGCGACATCCGCCCCTCCACGCTGGTCTTCCACCTCACCCAGCGGTTGCTGTACACAAAATGGCGCGATCCCGGCGAAGAACCCAAGCTGCACCTCTTCGGCCAACTCAAGCGCATCACCAAAGAATGGCTGGATACCTGCCTCGTCTGCAAGGGTGACACCTATCCCGCGCTGCTGATGTACCAGGAACTGGCCGACATGGCCTGCAACAAGATCACTGCCGCGATCACCCGGCAGTTTCTTGGCGAGCGCCCGGTCAAGGCGCTGCTCGATGCCTACAACCCCACCGGCTCGACCAAGCACGTCCGCTTCAACACGTCGCGGACAGACCGCTGGGAGACCAGCGCCAAATCCAGCCACATCAACTGGATCATTCTCGACAGCGACTGGGAAGCGGAATTCTGCCGTGTGGCCGAATCGCATCCCAAAGTGCGCGCCTATGTGAAAAACTACAACCTTGGCCTCGAAGTGCCCTACCGCTACGGATCGGAAATGCGCAAGTACATCCCCGACTTCATCGTGCGCGTGGACGACGGCCATGGCCGCAGTGGTGACGATAGCGACCTGCTCAACCTGGTTGTCGAAATCAAGGGCTACCGGCGCGAAGATGCCATCGAGAAGAAATCCACCATGGACACCTACTGGGTGCCCGGCGTCAATCATCTCGGCACCTATGGCCGCTGGGCCTTTGCCGAGTTCACCGAGGTTTATCAGATCGAGTCTGACTTTGCGAAGAAGATTGAAGCAGAGTTCAACAACATGATCGAACAGTTTTCTGCGGCGAAGGTTTGA
- a CDS encoding DUF4062 domain-containing protein, protein MRATRLRIFISSVQKELAEERHAVRAFIENDPLLCRFFEVFLFEDLPASDRRADAVYLAEVDGCAIYLGVFGNDYGFEDAEGLSPTEREFDRATVQGKPRLVFVKGTSDQQRHSKMHALIHKAGNQLIRRRFNNSAELNAALYASLVDHLESCGIIQTRPFDERPCSDATLDDLDAHAVTDFVRLARFGRQFPLPENAPLIDVLTHLHLLCEGQPTNAALLLFGRDPQRFLPSTEVRCMHFHGTEIQRPVPFYRIFKGTVFGQVDMAVDFVMSKLNRSVGTRAESNQAPVRYEIPPDVIREAIVNAIAHRDYTSAGAVQVSVFADRVEVWNPGVLPAPLTTESLRHPHGSIARNHRLCEALFLARYIEKYGTGTLMMIRESLAHDLPEPDFAQRGGEFTIVIWRDWLTDELLVGFHLNDRQLKAVAYLKANGVITNADYQKAVGCPQRTATRDLNELANKGVIELMGKGRGASYRLLRKRAISAPNAPSENE, encoded by the coding sequence ATGCGTGCGACTCGACTCCGAATCTTCATCAGCAGCGTCCAGAAAGAATTAGCGGAAGAACGCCATGCGGTTAGAGCATTCATTGAAAACGACCCTTTGCTGTGTCGTTTCTTCGAGGTCTTTCTCTTCGAGGACTTACCTGCCAGTGATCGGCGGGCAGATGCTGTCTATCTTGCGGAAGTTGATGGTTGCGCCATATACCTTGGCGTGTTCGGCAACGACTACGGATTCGAGGATGCCGAGGGGCTGTCGCCAACGGAACGAGAGTTCGACCGTGCCACCGTTCAGGGCAAGCCCCGTCTCGTTTTTGTCAAAGGCACGAGTGATCAGCAGCGGCATTCCAAGATGCATGCCCTCATTCACAAGGCCGGGAACCAGCTCATTCGTCGGCGATTCAACAACAGTGCCGAACTGAACGCCGCACTTTATGCAAGCTTGGTGGATCACCTCGAATCATGCGGCATCATTCAAACCCGCCCCTTCGATGAAAGGCCATGCTCGGATGCAACGCTCGACGATCTGGATGCCCACGCAGTAACGGACTTCGTGCGCCTCGCCCGCTTCGGACGCCAGTTTCCACTGCCGGAAAATGCACCTCTCATTGATGTTCTCACCCACTTGCACTTGCTCTGCGAAGGGCAGCCCACCAACGCCGCACTGCTCCTCTTTGGCCGCGATCCCCAGCGCTTCCTGCCCAGCACCGAGGTGCGGTGCATGCACTTTCATGGCACGGAAATTCAGCGTCCAGTACCGTTTTACCGCATCTTCAAGGGTACCGTCTTCGGGCAAGTGGACATGGCTGTGGACTTTGTCATGTCAAAACTCAATCGCAGTGTTGGCACCCGAGCCGAAAGCAATCAGGCACCCGTCCGTTATGAAATTCCGCCCGATGTAATTCGCGAGGCCATTGTCAATGCCATCGCCCATCGCGACTACACCTCGGCGGGCGCCGTGCAGGTCTCCGTCTTCGCTGATCGCGTCGAGGTTTGGAATCCGGGTGTCCTGCCGGCGCCGCTGACAACGGAGAGTCTGCGCCATCCCCACGGCTCCATTGCTCGCAATCACCGGCTTTGTGAGGCGCTATTTCTCGCCCGCTACATCGAGAAATACGGCACCGGCACCCTTATGATGATCCGCGAAAGCCTCGCCCACGACCTGCCTGAGCCGGACTTCGCTCAGCGCGGCGGCGAATTCACCATCGTTATCTGGCGCGACTGGCTCACTGATGAGTTGCTGGTCGGCTTCCATCTGAATGACCGGCAGTTGAAGGCCGTGGCCTACCTGAAAGCAAACGGTGTCATCACCAACGCAGATTACCAGAAAGCCGTGGGTTGTCCCCAACGGACGGCTACGCGGGACCTGAATGAACTGGCTAATAAAGGCGTCATTGAGCTTATGGGGAAAGGGCGTGGAGCGAGCTATCGCCTTTTGCGGAAACGCGCCATAAGTGCGCCAAACGCGCCATCGGAGAACGAATGA
- a CDS encoding site-specific DNA-methyltransferase — MAKNPTPKSTKTVETLKHDEATRKNIPTAEFQSVLDDEQKNPRQVRYPRTVAGDSDEKSHRNRDLDPQLVWRGKDEQDWSDLVVHAPPLYIQEKVHPKALIDDLLRQTRESQFDAGQTTADLFADFNGIPKGADKTEFYQHDQNWSNRMILGDSLQVMASLAEREGLRGKVQCIYFDPPYGIKFNSNFQWSTTSRDVKDGNAGHITREPEQVKAFRDTWRDGIHSYLTYLRDRLTVARDLLTDSGSIFVQIGDENVHRVRAVMDEVFGEDNCVCVIVVSKTTGASSDLLGSICDYVVWYAKNKASVKYRQLYTKKVAGEEGATGYTKLRLPNGLIRPMSEDEKANTDNLPPESRVLATDNITSQRPPGDFPVTFKGKTFVPVKGYWKTGEIGFQKLLKADRIADTSGGRLSYVRYLNDFPAFTVNNVWADTVGQNQFGGDKIYVVQTANRIIERCLLMATDPGDLVLDPTCGSGTTATVAEQWGRRWITIDTSRVALALARARIMGARYPFYLLADSREGQIKEAEVTRTAPSSQPVHGNIRHGFVYERVPHITLKSIANNAEIDVIWDQWQAKLEPLREKLNAVLKKTWQEWEIPREADKAWPEVTKKLHADWWQARIARQKEVDASIAAKAEFEYLYDKPYDNKKCVRVAGPFTVESLSPHRVLGVDENDELIDTLKQDRAEYSARQTFPQMILDSLKTAGVQQAHKEDRITFTALTPWPGDLVCAEGRYIEGNAAKVGAGDTAASASTSTEKRAAIFIGPEFGTVQRADLVAAAREAGDAGFDVLIACAFNYEAHATEFSKLGRIPVLKARMNADLHMAEDLKNTGKGNLFVIFGEPDITLLPEPDGKLRVKVNGVDVFKPQTGEVVSHGADGIACWFIDTDYNEESFFVRHAYFLGANDPYSALKTTLKAEINIEAWATLNSDTSRAFPKPKSGRIAVKVINHLGDEVMKVFKVTG; from the coding sequence ATGGCCAAAAACCCTACCCCCAAATCCACCAAAACCGTCGAAACCCTCAAGCACGACGAAGCCACGCGGAAAAACATTCCCACGGCCGAATTCCAGTCCGTGCTGGATGACGAGCAAAAGAACCCCAGGCAGGTTCGCTACCCGCGCACCGTCGCTGGCGACAGCGACGAAAAAAGCCATCGAAACCGCGACCTTGACCCGCAGCTCGTCTGGCGCGGCAAGGACGAGCAGGACTGGAGCGATCTCGTCGTGCACGCCCCGCCGCTCTACATCCAGGAAAAGGTGCACCCCAAGGCGCTGATCGACGACCTGCTGCGCCAGACCAGGGAAAGCCAGTTCGATGCCGGGCAGACCACCGCCGACCTGTTCGCCGACTTCAACGGCATCCCCAAGGGCGCCGACAAGACCGAGTTTTACCAGCACGACCAGAACTGGTCGAATCGCATGATCCTCGGCGACAGCCTGCAGGTGATGGCCAGTCTGGCCGAGCGCGAAGGGCTGCGTGGCAAGGTGCAGTGCATCTATTTCGATCCACCCTACGGCATCAAATTCAACAGCAACTTCCAGTGGTCCACCACCAGCCGCGACGTGAAGGACGGCAACGCGGGACACATCACCCGCGAGCCGGAGCAGGTCAAGGCCTTTCGCGATACCTGGCGCGACGGCATCCACAGCTACCTCACCTACCTGCGGGATCGACTGACCGTTGCCCGTGATTTGCTGACCGATTCGGGGTCGATATTTGTGCAGATCGGTGATGAAAATGTGCATCGGGTAAGGGCGGTTATGGATGAGGTGTTTGGGGAAGACAACTGTGTTTGCGTCATCGTGGTTTCAAAAACCACCGGCGCATCCAGTGATCTGCTCGGTTCAATCTGCGACTACGTGGTTTGGTATGCCAAAAACAAGGCTTCGGTGAAATATCGGCAGCTCTACACCAAGAAGGTTGCCGGTGAGGAAGGCGCAACTGGCTATACGAAACTTCGTTTACCGAATGGCTTGATTCGTCCCATGTCAGAAGATGAGAAGGCCAATACGGACAATTTGCCACCTGAGAGCAGGGTTCTTGCGACGGACAACATCACGAGTCAGCGACCCCCAGGAGATTTTCCAGTCACTTTCAAAGGCAAGACTTTCGTGCCGGTCAAAGGCTACTGGAAGACAGGCGAGATTGGCTTTCAGAAGTTGCTGAAGGCAGATCGAATTGCGGATACCTCTGGCGGGCGCTTGTCCTATGTTCGGTATTTGAATGATTTCCCAGCATTCACGGTGAACAATGTGTGGGCCGATACGGTTGGGCAGAATCAATTCGGCGGTGACAAAATCTACGTGGTCCAAACAGCCAATAGGATTATCGAGCGTTGTCTTCTCATGGCCACCGACCCCGGAGACCTCGTGCTCGACCCGACCTGCGGTTCTGGCACCACCGCCACCGTCGCCGAGCAATGGGGCCGCCGCTGGATCACGATTGACACCTCGCGCGTAGCACTGGCGCTGGCCCGTGCCCGCATCATGGGCGCGCGCTATCCGTTCTATCTGCTGGCCGATTCCCGCGAAGGCCAGATCAAGGAGGCCGAAGTCACCCGCACCGCGCCAAGTTCTCAACCAGTACACGGCAACATCCGCCACGGCTTCGTCTATGAGCGCGTGCCGCACATCACGCTGAAATCCATCGCCAACAACGCCGAGATCGATGTCATCTGGGATCAGTGGCAGGCGAAGCTGGAGCCGTTGCGCGAAAAGCTGAACGCTGTGCTCAAGAAGACCTGGCAGGAATGGGAAATCCCGCGCGAAGCCGACAAGGCATGGCCGGAGGTCACCAAGAAACTACACGCCGACTGGTGGCAGGCGCGCATCGCTCGGCAGAAGGAAGTCGACGCCTCGATTGCCGCCAAGGCCGAGTTTGAATATCTCTACGACAAGCCCTACGACAACAAGAAGTGTGTCCGCGTCGCCGGCCCCTTCACCGTCGAAAGCCTCTCGCCGCATCGCGTGCTGGGGGTGGATGAAAACGATGAACTGATCGACACGCTCAAGCAGGATCGCGCTGAATACAGTGCCAGGCAGACCTTCCCGCAGATGATCCTGGACAGCCTGAAAACCGCCGGCGTGCAGCAGGCGCACAAGGAAGACCGCATCACTTTCACCGCGCTGACACCCTGGCCGGGCGATCTGGTCTGCGCCGAAGGGCGCTACATCGAGGGGAACGCCGCAAAAGTCGGCGCTGGTGACACGGCGGCGAGCGCGTCCACTTCGACGGAAAAACGCGCCGCCATCTTCATCGGCCCCGAGTTCGGCACCGTGCAGCGCGCCGATCTGGTCGCCGCCGCCCGCGAGGCGGGCGATGCCGGTTTCGATGTGCTGATCGCCTGCGCCTTCAACTACGAGGCGCACGCCACCGAGTTCAGCAAGCTGGGCCGCATCCCCGTGCTCAAGGCGCGCATGAACGCCGATCTGCACATGGCCGAGGACTTGAAGAACACTGGCAAGGGCAACCTGTTCGTCATCTTCGGCGAGCCAGACATCACCCTGCTACCCGAGCCGGACGGCAAGCTGCGCGTAAAAGTAAATGGCGTGGACGTCTTCAAACCGCAAACCGGCGAAGTCGTCAGCCACGGCGCCGACGGCATCGCCTGCTGGTTCATCGACACCGACTACAACGAAGAAAGCTTCTTCGTCCGCCACGCCTACTTCCTCGGCGCCAACGACCCCTACAGCGCGCTAAAGACCACGCTCAAGGCCGAGATCAACATCGAGGCCTGGGCCACGCTCAACAGCGACACCTCACGCGCCTTCCCAAAACCGAAGAGCGGGCGGATTGCGGTAAAGGTGATCAACCACTTGGGGGATGAGGTGATGAAGGTATTCAAAGTCACAGGATGA
- a CDS encoding argonaute/piwi family protein, whose translation MTIHLNAFPLQIPDKALSVCRIPYEQDRLEVLRAEHKTTHAFRRQGDSILIFSQDGQYPIAGKTEAINLKDNFGAFCFLVKDSLIRHLNSLNRRPTGFNPIELVSAKAEDNLLATVLKEEYPFQIYVRYRIDTRIINEKPNLVIDCSTRRTVSKNCLYFLGKSFDLTGRYVVTEQDDGHRKLLGCVTDIEGDVLHIILPDGQIGRIQAQEAYLEASRKNFDDYVLHTHGKQKDAIIEKIREIVSSFNGGENKKSRIDTLKKYFQSRSIALIDGTRVDIEEAENIQSLCGQLEKPVFVFNDNGEADWAEKGLSQYGPYTKRTFDRNDPSICVICAQHDKGRVEQFVRKLLKGMSGNKYFTNGLEGKFSLGTSRVEVFVTGTDDVNGYKNAIETAIRKKADDGGRWDLALVQVRQSFKKLDVGDNPYYWGKSLFFLHQVPVQDFTIELLTQSDYSLGYSLNNMALACYAKMGGVPWLLKSSPTLSHELVVGIGSANVGQERGVGNQRIMGITTVFSGDGSYIVSNTSKAVVPDAYCDALTSVLGETIQKIQKRMNWQKGDTIRLIFHASVKKFNKEEIEAVRTVIDKYRDYQVEYAFLKISEDHGLHLFDSSSAGAQKGKLAPPRGKTFKLSKYEMLVYLIGQRELRQETDGHPRGVILNVHKDSTFKDIKYLSAQLYSFASHSWRSYFPNPMPVTISYSDLIARNLGWLNQLPGWNDSIMIGKIGQSQWFL comes from the coding sequence ATGACTATTCATCTCAATGCATTTCCACTACAAATTCCAGACAAGGCATTGAGTGTTTGCCGTATTCCCTATGAACAGGATCGGCTGGAAGTGCTTCGGGCAGAGCATAAAACTACCCATGCGTTCCGTCGGCAAGGCGATAGCATCCTTATCTTTTCACAGGACGGGCAGTATCCGATTGCAGGAAAGACTGAGGCAATAAACCTGAAAGACAATTTTGGGGCCTTCTGCTTCCTCGTTAAGGATAGTTTGATACGCCACCTCAACAGCCTCAACCGCCGACCTACCGGCTTTAATCCGATAGAACTGGTGAGCGCAAAAGCGGAAGACAACCTACTCGCTACTGTCCTGAAAGAAGAATACCCATTCCAGATTTACGTCAGGTACAGAATTGACACGCGAATTATCAATGAGAAACCCAACTTGGTAATCGATTGTTCGACACGAAGAACGGTAAGCAAGAACTGCCTTTATTTTTTGGGCAAGAGTTTCGATCTAACAGGTCGTTATGTCGTCACCGAACAGGATGACGGCCACAGAAAACTCTTGGGCTGTGTGACAGATATCGAGGGCGATGTTCTTCATATCATTCTGCCCGATGGACAAATTGGAAGGATTCAAGCCCAGGAAGCCTACCTTGAGGCGAGCAGGAAGAATTTCGATGACTATGTTTTGCATACGCACGGCAAGCAGAAGGACGCGATCATAGAGAAAATCAGAGAAATAGTTTCATCCTTCAACGGAGGCGAGAACAAGAAATCACGAATCGACACATTAAAGAAATATTTTCAATCCAGAAGCATTGCACTCATTGACGGAACTCGTGTTGATATTGAAGAGGCCGAAAACATCCAGAGCCTATGCGGTCAATTGGAAAAGCCCGTCTTCGTCTTCAACGACAATGGCGAAGCAGACTGGGCGGAGAAAGGACTCTCTCAGTACGGACCTTATACGAAGCGCACATTTGATAGAAATGATCCATCGATCTGCGTGATCTGCGCGCAGCACGACAAGGGGCGCGTCGAACAATTCGTCAGAAAGCTCCTGAAAGGAATGTCCGGAAACAAGTATTTCACCAACGGACTAGAAGGCAAATTTAGTCTCGGAACTAGCCGTGTTGAGGTATTCGTAACTGGTACCGATGATGTCAACGGTTACAAGAACGCGATAGAAACGGCGATCCGTAAAAAAGCGGACGACGGAGGCCGTTGGGATCTCGCGCTTGTTCAAGTGAGGCAATCCTTCAAGAAACTGGATGTGGGTGACAATCCTTATTACTGGGGGAAAAGCCTTTTCTTCCTGCACCAAGTTCCAGTCCAGGATTTCACGATAGAACTGCTCACTCAGTCCGATTATTCCTTGGGGTATTCCCTGAACAACATGGCGCTGGCCTGCTACGCGAAAATGGGAGGCGTGCCTTGGTTACTCAAATCATCGCCGACCTTGTCTCATGAATTGGTCGTCGGTATCGGTAGCGCCAACGTCGGACAGGAACGCGGAGTCGGCAACCAGCGAATCATGGGAATCACTACCGTTTTTTCAGGTGACGGCAGTTACATCGTTTCGAACACATCAAAGGCGGTCGTGCCCGACGCGTATTGCGACGCACTGACTTCGGTACTCGGCGAGACGATCCAGAAAATACAAAAACGCATGAACTGGCAAAAGGGGGACACCATCCGCCTTATTTTTCATGCGTCGGTCAAGAAATTTAACAAGGAAGAGATTGAGGCCGTTCGCACTGTCATCGACAAGTATCGGGATTACCAGGTTGAATACGCGTTCCTGAAGATATCCGAAGATCACGGGTTGCATTTGTTCGACTCTTCGAGTGCAGGTGCACAGAAAGGGAAGCTGGCCCCGCCGAGAGGAAAAACCTTCAAACTCTCGAAGTATGAAATGCTTGTGTACCTGATTGGCCAACGCGAACTTAGACAAGAAACCGATGGACATCCACGTGGCGTTATCCTGAACGTCCACAAGGACTCAACGTTCAAAGACATCAAGTATCTAAGCGCGCAGCTTTATAGCTTTGCATCGCACTCTTGGCGCAGTTATTTCCCCAATCCTATGCCGGTCACAATCAGCTACTCTGACCTGATCGCCCGGAATCTCGGCTGGCTCAATCAACTGCCGGGTTGGAACGACTCGATCATGATTGGGAAGATAGGACAGTCGCAATGGTTTCTGTAG